gatgtgactggagcataacGTGATATAACTGCTATAGAGACAAGCAAGGTTCTCGGCCTTGGTTATGGAGCATGCGAACACGTCCCAACATAAGACATGGATTATTCTTCATAGACGTACCTGTCCCTTTAAGGTGACCATGCCGTGCCGCCACCGCTTTGTAGTCAGAGGCGCCATCTTAAACCAGTTGTTCTCCTGTATCTTGAACATCCAGACATCTTGGCTGtatatatcaccccctgttaaaGGAAATGACAATAAAATAAGACTCCGCCTCTATGTGATAGATCCGCACAGGGTAGTCTTATCCCACCCACTTAAAGGGATGCCACAGTTTTACGTTACAATAGCTTAAAGGGATGTGAGAATATATCCCATGACATCTTGTACGGACCTAATACTCGTACAGCTGAGAAAACGCGAATCTTACCAGAGACGTAAATATCATTCTTCAGCACGCAGGCGGCCATATCCGAATTAGGACATCTGGGGAACATGGGGAGCGACTCCCACTGGTATGAACGGGGGTCGTAGCTGTGTATGTACGAAAATTTTAGGATTCCTTTCTTGTCACAGCCACCAATAACAACGATGAGCTCCAACATGTCCGTGAACCTGGGAGGACAGGAAGGACTATCAGCGTGGACACCAACATGGGGGGCACAAACTTATTAAGTTTCAAAGCTATGAAGTCACATTCAACttgtcacagctcagtcccattcaagggaatggggctgagatgcaataccgagcacagccactatacaatgtactgcgCTGTGCTGAGTTTTCTGTGAAGAGACCATTGCCCTCGTCCGAATACTGTAATCTCTTCAAACAGCTAGGACTGAGCGTCAGACCTTCGCCAATCTACAATTGATGGACTATCCTAGTGATAGGTGATCAATTAATAAGTCTGGAAAACCGCTTTAAAGCTAGGATGTgacaaaaacccaaaaaacaatggCGGAATTGCATCTTTACCTATTCTACCCCCAATGCAACATTAAAtggaacattaaaaaaattccataaataaatacaattcaccccacaaaaaacaagtcctcctcCAGCTCTGTCAACAACTACCCTAGCTGTAACCTATGGGAATCCATAAGAAGACACCATCCTTTACCTTCTTAGTCTCACCCTTCGAGAATCTATGACGTCCCCATTGGTATGATAATCCCGAGCCTCCTGAAGAAGAGGCGAACACTCAGGACACCCTTGGACGGTCAGGTCCGTTTCCACCTTCTCCAAAAAATAAGTGGGGTCCACCAGGGGTAATCTCACATGTTCCAGCAGATCCTTCAGAGCTCCTCTTCTTTGGCCTTCATTAGCCTTCACCCATCTCATAACAGCCTCAAAGACCACTTCTTCCTTCCTCACCTTTAGGTCATCATCGGACAAGTACTTGACCAACTCCTCCTTACTCAACTCCAAGAACTCCCCATGTTCGGAGATCTCCTCAAAACTTTCCAACATCAACTTCTTACTATTCTCAGACAAGGAGAGGACGGAGAACATGTCCGCGAACTTCATGATGTTTACACAATTGGAAGGGTCTAGTTGACCGCCAAGAAACGTCACACATTCCTCTCGAAGACTGTCAAGTTGGAGCTGATCTGAAACCTTAAAGATGTCTTCTACATTGTCTACTTGTATGGAGATCCTGCCTTCATATATGAAGTCTAAGACGAGGCCCATAACTGGTGCGGGGATGTCATGGAGGATCACCTCACGGTCACTGCTGCTCTCCTGAAAGCCCTTGGTAAACATGGCTAGAAAATAAGAACTTTTGGAGGACAGAATGACTCTGTGGCAGAAGAACCTCCGACCTTGGACTTGGAGGACGACGTCTGTAAAGGAGCCGCTCTGTCTGTCTTGGTTTAAGATCTGTAGGATCTCGTTGGCATGAGATGGACTCCATATCCCTTGCTCTCCATTTTCGGTGGGGATCTGACGGTTCATTCTAGAAGACAAAGACTTGCGTCAGCGCAACATATTATATCTGTCCACTGACTGCGCTATTATGGTGGAAAGTGGAGATAAGCGGCTGTCGGGTGCATATGGCGCTGCTTATCATGGtggaaatacacagtccagtcatattaatgtgaccaccgcctacttttaatGCCAATGGCAGAAggtgcgtgtcatcagccatctgggtgcactcatcattgtggaaggcacaatggatccacacaagtatgcatctatccttgcggaccgtgttcacccctacatgcgaattgtttttcctcaggatgatggcatctaccagcaggacaatgccacgtgtcataaagctcgcagtgtacgcgCGCGGTTCCAGGAGCACCAGGatcagtttaccgtactcccttggccagcaaattccccgaacttgaacccaatagagaatctgtgggaccacctcgatcgggttgttcacgccatggatgctcaactggatggccacggcactggagtcggcatggctcaatatcccagtgacatcaccacaacatcccctctcttcctgcacgtctcgcagcggcccactctgccaaagggggttattcggGATTCTGACAGgtggtgacattaatgtgactggactgtgtaatagaTTCCTCAGGAGTCTGATGGACGCTCGTGTTGCAATGAGGATGCACTTAGTGTGAGCACCGCTTCTGTATTTATGGTTAAATGACCATTCTGgagcctaggaaagctgggtgacacccTATGGGGGAGCACAAGTAAATGCACCAAAAAGTATGACCTAATAtgagagatatagcagagctgaagcagacagatgcagcagagcgatATATCCATTtgtattcagctctgctacatgtacataTTACACACACTGCCAGCACTACATGTACATTACCTGCACAGCACACAGGGGGCGGCGGTGGTAGCGGCTCCTTTCTCTATGACAGTCTGTCAGCTGTCTCTTATATTCGGTTGTATATAGGGGCTGGGGGAGGGAGTCACCATCGCACTGCATAGAAATACATCTTTGTTGCTTCCTCGTCTCATCCCAGCTGGgactctccccctcccctcctcctaatgAAAGGGATCTATAGAAGAATCCAGTCCCTATAAACCCTTTACTGGAACCGCTACAGATATGGAATGTGTCCATATGTGTCCAGAAGAGTCCATGTATGTCCAGAAGTGTCCATGTGTGTCCAGAAGTGTCCATGTGTGTCCAGAAGTGTCCATGTGTGTCCAGAAGTGTCTGGGACCCTGGCCAAATAGCAAAGCCATGCTCCATCCCTACCTGgtgctgcagctcagccccattacaTAGTCCTGCACACGTCAGACCCCTTATCATGGTATCTTGTGGCCCCTAGCAGTATGATACCCCCCTTATTGTagcc
This sequence is a window from Leptodactylus fuscus isolate aLepFus1 chromosome 2, aLepFus1.hap2, whole genome shotgun sequence. Protein-coding genes within it:
- the LOC142196219 gene encoding kelch-like protein 35, giving the protein MELSFSRSSNALLWAEVKSLLPLIEFIERHKRMNRQIPTENGEQGIWSPSHANEILQILNQDRQSGSFTDVVLQVQGRRFFCHRVILSSKSSYFLAMFTKGFQESSSDREVILHDIPAPVMGLVLDFIYEGRISIQVDNVEDIFKVSDQLQLDSLREECVTFLGGQLDPSNCVNIMKFADMFSVLSLSENSKKLMLESFEEISEHGEFLELSKEELVKYLSDDDLKVRKEEVVFEAVMRWVKANEGQRRGALKDLLEHVRLPLVDPTYFLEKVETDLTVQGCPECSPLLQEARDYHTNGDVIDSRRVRLRRFTDMLELIVVIGGCDKKGILKFSYIHSYDPRSYQWESLPMFPRCPNSDMAACVLKNDIYVSGGDIYSQDVWMFKIQENNWFKMAPLTTKRWRHGMVTLKGQIYAVGGVHGPKRLSTVERYSPNTNTWSPVTPMLDAVSSAAVVSCMNKLYVIGGAVDNNGNTDKVQCYCHEEDKWTYVSPAPFCKDGLSGVEIDGTIYVVGGLLSAIFSYRPSTDTWSEEASLPAPLINCGVTAYRGKIYIMGGRGENGEATDKCLVFDPESKTVSEDRPLPRCTSRHGCITVHKVNA